GGACACCTGCGGGACCGCAGGGCTCTCAGCCGACGCCGACCGGGCCGATTCCGACTGGACCCATGACCGGACCGATCAAGACCGGGGCAATAACCGGCGCGATCACCTCGTCGCAGACACGCCCGACGTCGCGCACGACTCAACAGACGTCGCGCACCGCACCGACGACCGGCCGAACGACGGCCGGCCGCACCTTCGGCTCGCGCGCCGACACGCCGGTTCTGAGCCCGGTCGACCAGCTCAAGGTCGACCTGCACCGCCGGCTCATCGAGCGGCTCGACCTCGAGGCGCTCGAGAAGATCTCTGACGAAGGCGTGCTCGTTCAGCAAATTCGAAACGCGGTCGTCGAGTTCCTCCGCAACGAAAAAGCGCCGCTCAGCCAGGCCGAGCGCGAAGAAGTCATCGAGCAGATCGTGTACGAGGTCACCGGCCTCGGACCGATCGAGCCGCTCTTCCGCGACCCCTCGATCACCGACATCCTGGTCAACGGCCCAAAACACATCTACGTCGAGCGCAAAGGTAAGCTGGCCCGCGTCCCGACGAACTTCCGCAACAACGCGCACCTGATCGCGATCATCGACCGCATCGTGAGCCGCGTCGGGCGTCGCGTCGACGAGTCGTCGCCGATGGTGGACGCGCGTCTTCCCGACGGCTCGCGTGTCAACGCGATCATTCCGCCGCTGGCGCTCGACGGACCGGTCCTCTCGATCCGCCGCTTCGGCGCACAGATCACGATCGACCAGCTGCTCGAGTTGGGCGCATTGACCAGCGAGATGGTCTATCTGCTCGCCGGCTGCGTCCAGGCTCGTCTAAACGTTCTCATCTCCGGCGGTACGGG
The DNA window shown above is from Gemmatimonadaceae bacterium and carries:
- a CDS encoding ATPase, T2SS/T4P/T4SS family; translation: MASLRERLMGRDKPQPKPGAPGKPGDAPPAPAQGGGTPAGPQGSQPTPTGPIPTGPMTGPIKTGAITGAITSSQTRPTSRTTQQTSRTAPTTGRTTAGRTFGSRADTPVLSPVDQLKVDLHRRLIERLDLEALEKISDEGVLVQQIRNAVVEFLRNEKAPLSQAEREEVIEQIVYEVTGLGPIEPLFRDPSITDILVNGPKHIYVERKGKLARVPTNFRNNAHLIAIIDRIVSRVGRRVDESSPMVDARLPDGSRVNAIIPPLALDGPVLSIRRFGAQITIDQLLELGALTSEMVYLLAGCVQARLNVLISGGTGSGKTTLLNALSSFIPASERVVTIEDAAELRLQQEHVVRLETRPPNAEGRGEVIARDLVKNALRMRPDRIIVGEVRGTEALDMLQAMNTGHEGSLTTIHANSPRDALARLETMIQFAGTTLPSKAMREQIASALDVIIQVSRLSDGTRRVTSVTEVTSMEGDVISAQEIFRFRRQGVSNDGMVVGRFEATGVRPGFTDRLRVAGVDLPSNLFAAG